In Candidatus Brocadiaceae bacterium, a single genomic region encodes these proteins:
- a CDS encoding H+transporting two-sector ATPase C subunit yields MDVGRMKRQYVGRVLLLTLVLGTLCASSGVALAAFSDTPGEAAATAEDQPSTGESSPVRWDLAVAIAVAIGVPCLAAGYAVARIGTAALGAASEKPELLGRSLIFVALAEGIAIYGLLVSVLLYALWLKVT; encoded by the coding sequence ATGGACGTCGGGCGGATGAAGAGGCAGTACGTCGGCCGCGTGCTCCTGCTGACGCTTGTGCTGGGCACGCTCTGCGCATCGTCCGGTGTGGCCCTGGCCGCGTTCTCGGACACGCCGGGCGAGGCGGCGGCGACCGCTGAGGACCAGCCGTCGACCGGGGAGTCCTCGCCGGTGCGCTGGGACCTGGCGGTGGCCATCGCGGTAGCCATCGGCGTGCCGTGCCTGGCGGCAGGGTACGCGGTGGCCCGCATCGGCACCGCTGCGCTTGGGGCGGCCAGCGAGAAACCGGAGCTGCTCGGACGCAGCCTCATCTTCGTTGCGCTGGCTGAGGGCATCGCGATCTACGGCCTCCTGGTGTCCGTCCTGCTCTACGCGCTCTGGCTGAAGGTGACGTAG
- a CDS encoding V-type ATPase subunit, which yields MTSALPADAQAPALGDVPGEFLFAKLRGRRSLLLEGDRLRELAREPSLPDLALRLYPHERVAGRSDLERVILRGCVAELNGLARYAGGPRGVLYRRLLDRYRVENLKVLLRLHGSKEDPSPYLIDLPDNRALPVDVLRAAPTVGAFVDAIPLPFVRSGAREAMDAHEATRNRAYLEMAFDRGYWEGVRDAIGRLPAAEARRCAGPIRAEREAMRLLATLRASAVYALSWEEWSPYLPPAAGGATDEMLQAVHARPDIDRLVDTVPFLRRVPGVGAAADIGELEEVLWQRTVHAADRQFYSTSSAGALLVSYFYLKRNETRRLLELAQRLHHGRTPEETAERPNPG from the coding sequence ATGACAAGTGCTCTCCCAGCCGATGCGCAGGCCCCGGCGCTCGGCGACGTACCGGGGGAGTTCCTCTTCGCCAAACTGCGCGGACGCCGCAGCCTCCTGCTGGAGGGAGACCGGCTGCGTGAGCTGGCGCGGGAACCGTCTCTGCCCGACCTGGCACTCCGCCTCTACCCGCACGAACGTGTCGCGGGGCGGTCGGACCTGGAACGGGTCATCCTGCGCGGCTGCGTCGCCGAACTCAACGGCCTCGCCCGATACGCGGGCGGGCCCCGGGGTGTGCTCTACCGCCGGCTGCTGGACCGCTACCGCGTCGAGAACCTGAAGGTTCTGCTGCGCCTGCACGGCTCGAAGGAGGACCCGTCCCCCTACCTGATCGACCTGCCGGACAACCGCGCGCTGCCGGTGGACGTGCTGCGGGCGGCTCCGACGGTCGGCGCCTTCGTGGACGCGATCCCTCTGCCCTTCGTCCGGTCCGGTGCGCGGGAGGCGATGGACGCCCACGAGGCGACGCGCAACCGGGCGTACCTGGAGATGGCCTTCGACCGGGGCTACTGGGAGGGCGTGCGGGACGCGATCGGCCGGCTCCCGGCGGCGGAGGCCCGGCGCTGTGCCGGGCCCATCCGTGCCGAACGCGAGGCGATGCGCCTGCTGGCCACCCTGCGGGCCTCGGCCGTCTACGCGCTCTCGTGGGAGGAGTGGTCGCCGTATCTGCCGCCGGCCGCCGGCGGTGCGACCGACGAGATGCTGCAGGCGGTGCATGCCCGGCCGGACATCGACCGCCTGGTCGATACGGTGCCGTTCCTGCGCCGGGTGCCGGGCGTTGGCGCCGCGGCCGACATCGGCGAGCTGGAGGAGGTGCTGTGGCAGCGGACGGTTCACGCCGCCGACCGGCAGTTCTACTCCACGTCGTCGGCCGGCGCGCTCCTGGTCAGCTACTTCTACCTGAAACGAAACGAAACGCGGCGCCTGCTGGAACTGGCCCAGAGGCTGCACCATGGACGGACGCCTGAGGAGACGGCCGAACGGCCGAATCCGGGCTGA